The Agrobacterium vitis region TGTTGACGATCAGCAGGTCTCTGGTGAAGGAGGTCATCTTACTCGCCGTTCCTATTTGCCGCTCAGAACGCGGCTGGCCACATTGATGTATTTGCGGCCGGCTTCCGACGCATCGACGAGTGCTTTTTCCATATCGTTCTCGCCGCGCACTCCCGCCAGCTTGATCAGCATGGGCAGGTTGACGCCGGCGATCACTTCGATCCGCCCGGTATTCATCACCGAAATTGCGAGATTGGAAGGCGTTCCCCCGAACATATCCGTCAGGATGATCACCCCATGCCCATCATCGGCGCGCATCACAGCATCCAGGATATCCTGGCGGCGCTGATCCATATCGTCCTCCGGACCGATACAGATT contains the following coding sequences:
- a CDS encoding PTS sugar transporter subunit IIA, whose product is MIGLVLVTHGKLAEEFHYAVEHVVGPQKFIETICIGPEDDMDQRRQDILDAVMRADDGHGVIILTDMFGGTPSNLAISVMNTGRIEVIAGVNLPMLIKLAGVRGENDMEKALVDASEAGRKYINVASRVLSGK